A window of the Leptospira brenneri genome harbors these coding sequences:
- a CDS encoding sensor domain-containing protein, whose translation MQNEPLGSKILSGLTVKSLLAEYPNSFQVMDWSGNFISVTERFARFLEFEPKEIVGKSIIDFAHEDDRENTQYTFDSLGENPNIVNFENRLVTKSKEEVWIIWLIIPLRESKIILGFDRDVTIQKDISFEFLLQQQKYKSIFDNLPMGIAITDEKGKIVETNKTARTYFDIQDGELLNRTLNIKKYTLIQPNGNKIYPRKSSLMRALRHKEVIRNLEIGMIKEDKITWFDILATPIPLENFGLAVAFLDITQRRHAEEKIAYMAFFDQLTNLPNRNSLIDKLFPIFEEARRHGNLVGVLAIDLDNFKIINDSRGHEFGDKIIKLVAYRIRESIRVYDLISRQGGDEFTVVLPDLSNERDAAVISESILDAMTHPFVIDGERIFVNISIGIALYPTDGKDSNTLLKNADSALNLAKSQGKNCYVFFTEELQTVVAERLEIENRMRIAIIENQFTLMYQPKIDLYTKKPLGVEALIRWRHPERGLISPNVFIPISEETGMIFAIGEWVIKSAIQTMRYWKDEGVNDVSMAVNISTKQFKHERLISTIAENLKLFKVDPHDLEVELTESSVMENADAAVRTMQEIRKLGAKIAIDDFGTGYSSLGYLKKLPISSLKIDRSFVSEITSDKDSKTIIHAVSNLAHNLGLSVVAEGAETEEQVRLLAESGVDLIQGFYFAKPMTSEDCLQFLKTELGISD comes from the coding sequence ATGCAAAATGAGCCATTAGGCAGTAAAATTCTCTCTGGTCTCACAGTTAAATCACTCCTGGCGGAGTATCCAAATAGCTTTCAAGTGATGGATTGGAGCGGAAATTTTATTTCCGTTACCGAACGATTTGCTCGGTTTTTGGAGTTTGAACCAAAAGAGATTGTTGGTAAATCCATTATCGATTTTGCCCATGAAGACGATCGCGAGAATACACAATACACATTCGATAGTTTGGGCGAAAATCCGAATATTGTAAATTTTGAAAATAGACTGGTCACCAAATCCAAAGAAGAAGTTTGGATCATTTGGTTGATCATCCCTTTACGAGAATCCAAAATTATTTTGGGTTTTGATCGAGATGTCACCATCCAAAAAGACATTTCTTTTGAATTCCTACTCCAACAACAAAAGTATAAATCCATCTTCGATAACCTTCCCATGGGAATTGCCATCACTGATGAAAAAGGGAAAATTGTTGAAACCAATAAAACTGCCCGAACCTACTTTGACATCCAAGATGGGGAATTATTAAATCGAACGCTAAACATCAAAAAATATACCCTGATCCAACCCAACGGAAACAAAATTTATCCCAGAAAATCAAGTCTTATGCGTGCACTTCGTCACAAAGAAGTGATTCGAAATTTAGAAATTGGGATGATCAAGGAAGATAAAATTACTTGGTTCGATATTTTAGCAACACCCATCCCACTGGAAAATTTTGGTTTAGCTGTTGCTTTTCTCGATATCACCCAAAGGCGACATGCGGAAGAAAAAATTGCTTATATGGCTTTTTTTGACCAACTCACCAACCTTCCCAATCGAAATTCTTTAATTGATAAACTCTTTCCAATCTTTGAAGAAGCAAGAAGGCATGGAAATCTTGTTGGAGTTCTTGCGATTGATTTAGACAATTTCAAAATCATCAACGATTCTAGAGGTCATGAATTCGGTGATAAAATCATCAAACTCGTTGCTTACCGAATTCGCGAAAGCATTCGAGTGTATGACTTGATTAGTAGACAAGGTGGAGACGAATTTACTGTTGTTTTACCGGATCTATCCAATGAAAGAGATGCAGCCGTCATCTCTGAATCTATTTTAGATGCGATGACCCATCCCTTTGTGATTGATGGGGAAAGAATTTTTGTTAATATTTCGATTGGGATCGCCTTATACCCAACAGACGGAAAAGATTCCAATACACTTTTAAAAAATGCAGACAGTGCTCTCAACTTAGCCAAATCGCAAGGCAAAAACTGTTATGTGTTTTTTACTGAAGAATTACAAACTGTTGTTGCTGAAAGATTAGAAATTGAAAACAGAATGCGGATTGCCATCATCGAAAACCAATTCACTTTGATGTACCAACCCAAAATTGATTTATACACAAAAAAACCATTGGGCGTTGAAGCTCTCATCCGTTGGCGTCATCCGGAACGAGGTCTTATCTCTCCCAATGTATTCATTCCCATTTCTGAAGAAACAGGAATGATTTTTGCGATTGGAGAATGGGTGATCAAATCTGCCATCCAAACGATGCGGTATTGGAAAGACGAAGGGGTTAATGATGTTTCGATGGCGGTAAATATCTCCACCAAACAATTCAAACACGAAAGGTTGATCTCTACCATTGCTGAAAACCTAAAACTTTTTAAAGTGGATCCACATGACTTAGAAGTAGAACTAACTGAAAGTTCGGTTATGGAAAATGCGGATGCTGCCGTTCGCACCATGCAAGAAATTCGAAAACTCGGAGCAAAAATCGCCATTGATGATTTCGGAACTGGATACAGTAGTTTGGGGTACTTGAAAAAACTTCCCATCTCTTCTTTAAAAATCGATCGTTCTTTTGTCTCAGAAATCACATCGGATAAGGACTCCAAAACCATCATCCATGCTGTTTCTAACCTGGCACATAACCTCGGTTTGAGTGTGGTGGCAGAAGGGGCAGAAACCGAGGAACAAGTGCGTCTACTTGCGGAAAGTGGAGTGGATCTCATCCAGGGATTTTATTTTGCCAAACCGATGACTTCCGAGGATTGCCTTCAATTTCTGAAGACAGAACTTGGAATTTCGGATTGA
- a CDS encoding amidohydrolase family protein, whose translation MEKIAGKIVTHEREFEGTISFDPNSGLITAVKEGIDPDARLFSDGSVIFPGFGDIHIHAREDVSGKHTYKEDFISAGNAAINGGVIHVADMPNNPVPPIDDETYSAKQALTKKAPIHITLYAGIGPHTKPLTKKVPYKVFMGPSIGELFFHDNPSLEEIIKHYVGQDISFHCEDPEILIANQSQPTHEERRPKEAETVATDFALYLIEKYNLKGKLCHYSTKDGLSKIIAAKKRGVNVTCEVTPTHLMFDTDMLTETNHKWFQMNPPLRGKEDREAMVKGILDGHIDYLATDHAPHSIEEKQKGTSGISQLDTYGLFVTYMILKLNIPMTTIAKICSKNPGEFVAPYLPSEFGKGVGVINEGYAANFSILNLKKPVEFQKSMVKSKSGWSPFEGFKFPGSIEAVYFLGKEIHAK comes from the coding sequence ATGGAAAAAATTGCAGGGAAAATCGTTACGCACGAAAGAGAGTTTGAAGGAACTATTTCTTTTGATCCTAATTCAGGACTCATCACAGCTGTAAAAGAAGGGATCGATCCTGATGCACGCCTGTTTTCCGATGGTTCGGTGATTTTTCCCGGTTTTGGTGATATTCACATCCACGCAAGAGAAGATGTGAGTGGAAAACATACTTACAAAGAAGATTTTATCTCTGCTGGGAATGCGGCCATCAACGGTGGTGTGATCCATGTGGCTGATATGCCAAACAATCCCGTTCCTCCCATTGACGACGAGACATACTCCGCAAAACAAGCGCTCACTAAAAAAGCTCCCATCCACATCACTTTGTATGCTGGTATTGGCCCTCATACCAAACCCTTAACAAAAAAAGTTCCGTATAAGGTCTTTATGGGGCCATCCATTGGTGAACTATTTTTTCATGACAATCCATCACTAGAAGAAATCATCAAACACTATGTTGGCCAAGACATTAGTTTCCACTGCGAAGACCCAGAGATCTTAATTGCTAACCAGTCACAACCAACCCATGAAGAAAGACGCCCCAAAGAAGCAGAAACCGTTGCCACAGACTTTGCTTTGTATTTGATCGAAAAATACAATCTCAAAGGAAAACTCTGTCACTATTCCACAAAGGATGGGCTTTCTAAAATCATTGCCGCTAAAAAAAGAGGGGTGAATGTCACTTGTGAAGTCACACCCACTCATTTGATGTTTGATACTGATATGTTAACAGAAACCAATCACAAATGGTTTCAGATGAACCCACCACTTCGTGGTAAAGAAGACCGCGAAGCCATGGTCAAAGGGATTTTGGATGGACATATTGATTATTTGGCAACAGACCATGCCCCTCATTCCATCGAAGAAAAACAAAAAGGAACCAGTGGAATCTCACAACTCGATACCTATGGGTTATTTGTAACCTATATGATACTCAAATTAAACATTCCCATGACAACCATTGCCAAGATCTGTTCCAAAAACCCTGGGGAATTCGTGGCTCCCTACCTTCCTTCCGAGTTTGGGAAAGGAGTTGGAGTCATTAATGAAGGTTATGCGGCGAATTTTTCTATCCTAAATTTAAAAAAACCAGTTGAATTTCAAAAATCAATGGTTAAAAGTAAGTCCGGATGGTCACCCTTTGAAGGATTCAAATTCCCTGGATCCATAGAAGCCGTCTACTTTTTGGGCAAAGAAATACATGCAAAATGA
- a CDS encoding RecQ family ATP-dependent DNA helicase: MGNLIVDPFVFTEILRVTLDLRSELKTKFGFSEFRPGQEEAIRSVLLGQDTLAILPTGAGKSLIYQLPAAIQKNKLTLVISPLIALMKDQTESLLAKGIPAAFCNSTQDEVEQMSILAKSVRGEIRVLLVSPERALSNGFLRIFRELDLFSLVVDEAHCVSQWGHDFRPEYRQIHVLRERHPRPNFPILALTATATEKVQSDVQSALGMKTPKVVLSTFYRPNLKFSVEYPSAERDKADRLIELLEPWKDGRKFPGRAIVYCATRKKTDEVYDLLKDFGFSVGKYHAGRTDGIRERTQNAYTSGKVPILVATNAFGMGMDQPDVRLVVHYQVPASLEAYYQEAGRAGRDGLNSECVLFYKAGDVATQAFMLSKETNFKGGDTLLKFIKEYAGKEECRQVQLCSYFGETISPCGSCDICTEIGANVHRSKFLKTEAVKVQKKNEKRDYPLSEWEEETIQNFLKEHPAVFGKTIIAKTLVGKRTKDVLRYRMERNPFHGKLDGIPEEAVVAKLETWVEEKKVLVAGAKYPKLYLPNFAKIKSKFAPTNSDDTNSSQVKTKKPPTLNSQILRELMNYRDRKARQLKWKKFMVFQNPVLKRIAERKPKNLSELEATKGVGPAKVERFGNDIIEILSKWN, translated from the coding sequence ATGGGGAATCTTATCGTTGACCCGTTCGTATTTACAGAAATCTTGAGAGTTACCTTGGATCTACGTTCGGAACTCAAAACCAAATTCGGTTTTTCGGAATTTCGCCCGGGCCAAGAAGAGGCCATTCGTTCTGTCCTTCTTGGGCAAGATACTCTAGCCATTTTACCAACAGGAGCTGGGAAATCTCTCATCTACCAACTTCCCGCTGCCATTCAGAAAAATAAACTCACACTTGTCATCTCTCCTCTGATTGCTTTGATGAAAGACCAAACAGAGAGTTTACTTGCGAAAGGAATTCCTGCGGCTTTTTGTAATTCTACCCAAGATGAAGTAGAACAGATGTCCATCCTTGCCAAATCGGTAAGAGGAGAAATTCGTGTTCTACTCGTTTCACCGGAGAGAGCTTTGTCAAATGGGTTCCTTCGTATCTTTCGTGAATTGGATTTGTTTTCCCTTGTTGTGGATGAAGCACATTGTGTTTCCCAATGGGGACATGACTTTCGTCCCGAATATCGCCAAATCCATGTTCTACGAGAGCGCCATCCACGTCCCAATTTTCCCATCCTTGCTCTAACAGCTACAGCTACAGAAAAAGTCCAATCCGATGTCCAATCAGCGCTCGGAATGAAAACACCTAAAGTGGTTCTTTCTACTTTTTACAGACCCAATTTAAAGTTCAGTGTGGAATACCCTTCTGCCGAAAGGGACAAAGCCGATCGTTTGATCGAACTTTTAGAACCTTGGAAGGATGGAAGGAAATTCCCTGGCCGAGCCATTGTTTACTGTGCCACTCGGAAAAAAACCGACGAAGTGTATGATCTTTTAAAAGACTTTGGATTCTCTGTGGGAAAGTATCATGCGGGCCGAACCGATGGAATTCGGGAACGGACTCAAAATGCCTACACCTCAGGTAAAGTTCCTATCCTTGTCGCAACGAATGCTTTTGGAATGGGCATGGACCAACCTGACGTTCGTTTGGTGGTGCATTACCAAGTTCCAGCCTCTCTCGAAGCTTATTACCAAGAAGCTGGCCGGGCCGGAAGGGATGGACTAAATTCAGAATGTGTTTTGTTTTATAAAGCCGGTGATGTAGCCACACAGGCCTTTATGTTATCGAAGGAAACCAACTTCAAAGGGGGGGACACTCTACTCAAATTCATAAAAGAATATGCAGGCAAAGAAGAATGTAGGCAGGTCCAACTTTGTTCCTACTTTGGGGAAACCATTTCTCCTTGTGGAAGTTGTGATATCTGCACAGAAATTGGTGCCAATGTCCATCGTTCCAAGTTCTTAAAAACAGAAGCCGTCAAGGTTCAAAAGAAAAATGAAAAACGCGATTATCCACTTTCTGAGTGGGAAGAAGAAACCATCCAAAACTTTTTAAAAGAACATCCGGCTGTATTTGGAAAAACCATCATTGCCAAAACTCTTGTGGGAAAACGTACCAAAGATGTCCTTCGTTACCGAATGGAACGAAACCCCTTCCACGGAAAATTGGATGGGATTCCCGAGGAAGCTGTGGTCGCAAAACTAGAAACTTGGGTGGAAGAGAAAAAAGTTCTCGTAGCTGGGGCAAAATACCCAAAACTTTATTTGCCTAATTTTGCCAAAATCAAATCCAAATTTGCACCAACTAACTCTGATGATACGAACAGTTCTCAGGTAAAAACAAAAAAACCTCCTACCTTAAATTCTCAAATTTTACGAGAGCTGATGAATTACCGAGATCGTAAAGCAAGACAGCTCAAATGGAAGAAGTTTATGGTATTTCAAAATCCTGTACTCAAACGAATTGCGGAAAGAAAACCAAAAAACTTATCGGAACTAGAAGCGACGAAAGGCGTAGGTCCTGCCAAAGTAGAACGGTTTGGGAATGATATTATCGAAATCTTGTCCAAATGGAACTGA
- a CDS encoding MBOAT family O-acyltransferase, translating into MLFNTFVFLIFFLFVYAVFLGFGWFAGKQKWAYRAQNLWLLFASYFFYGWWEWFFLTLILVSTIIDYCAAILIDGTENQVRRRLYLSVSIIANLGLLFTMKYYDFFAVNLIDSWNQLALWMGSTAAADSNTYLLRNIILPVGISFYTFQTMSYTIDVYRKQINAERDFFDFALFVNYFPQLVAGPIERAQDLLPQLKKPKFPTWEGVQKGLYDILLGYFMKVYVADNLATYVDQVFLAGKSLYTQNPSIIQAMDGSQVFAGGFLFLTQIYCDFAGYSFIALGVSRLLGVTLTVNFETPEFSKTPTEFWNRWHVTLNRWFRDYIYISLGGSKYGKFAQYRNLFIIFFLSGLWHGANWTFITWGCLQGVYTIIYLVAFAKKKEDKTESLEDTKPSLKDKLLSILTGTFSRVFIYTLVVFSAVGFRSYDADMMFLYMKKFLSVWTWDMNPNNNIKDMFGLFEEYFKIFLPLLIIDGITYFKKERYWVFVSHPVVQVFVLSFMAFLILTRGVFGKEVIYFAF; encoded by the coding sequence ATGCTTTTTAATACCTTTGTCTTTTTGATTTTCTTTCTTTTTGTGTATGCGGTCTTTTTGGGATTCGGATGGTTTGCCGGAAAACAAAAATGGGCCTACCGCGCACAAAATCTTTGGCTACTATTTGCATCTTACTTTTTCTACGGATGGTGGGAGTGGTTTTTTCTCACTCTGATTCTCGTCAGTACCATCATCGACTACTGTGCCGCCATTTTGATTGATGGAACAGAGAACCAAGTCCGCCGCCGTCTCTATCTATCAGTTTCCATAATTGCTAACTTGGGCCTACTTTTTACAATGAAGTACTACGATTTTTTCGCGGTGAACCTCATTGATTCTTGGAACCAATTGGCACTGTGGATGGGGTCTACTGCGGCTGCCGATTCGAATACCTATTTGCTTCGAAATATCATCCTTCCTGTAGGGATTAGTTTTTATACCTTCCAAACCATGTCTTACACCATTGATGTGTACAGAAAACAAATCAATGCCGAACGTGATTTCTTTGATTTTGCATTATTCGTAAATTACTTCCCACAACTTGTGGCAGGGCCCATTGAAAGGGCACAGGATCTTTTGCCCCAATTGAAAAAACCAAAATTTCCTACTTGGGAGGGAGTCCAAAAAGGTTTGTACGATATCCTTCTTGGGTATTTTATGAAGGTTTATGTGGCAGATAACTTAGCCACTTATGTGGATCAAGTTTTCCTTGCAGGGAAGTCTCTTTACACTCAAAACCCAAGTATCATCCAAGCCATGGATGGTTCCCAGGTTTTTGCCGGTGGATTTTTATTTTTAACTCAAATTTATTGTGACTTTGCTGGTTATTCTTTTATTGCCCTTGGTGTTTCTAGGCTACTTGGTGTGACACTGACTGTTAACTTTGAAACACCTGAGTTTTCAAAAACTCCTACCGAATTTTGGAATCGTTGGCATGTAACACTGAATCGGTGGTTTCGCGATTATATTTATATTTCCTTGGGGGGAAGTAAATACGGTAAGTTTGCTCAGTATAGAAACTTATTTATTATCTTTTTCTTATCTGGACTTTGGCACGGGGCCAATTGGACTTTTATCACTTGGGGATGTTTGCAAGGTGTATACACCATCATTTATCTGGTAGCCTTTGCTAAAAAGAAGGAAGACAAAACAGAATCTCTTGAAGACACAAAACCATCCTTAAAAGATAAACTTCTTAGTATTCTCACAGGAACTTTCAGTCGTGTATTCATTTACACATTGGTTGTTTTTAGTGCTGTCGGTTTTCGTTCCTATGATGCCGATATGATGTTCCTTTATATGAAAAAGTTTTTATCTGTTTGGACTTGGGATATGAACCCAAACAATAATATCAAAGATATGTTTGGTTTGTTCGAAGAATATTTTAAAATCTTTTTGCCACTTCTCATCATTGATGGAATCACATATTTCAAAAAGGAAAGGTATTGGGTTTTTGTTTCTCATCCTGTCGTTCAAGTTTTTGTATTATCTTTTATGGCATTTCTCATCCTCACTCGGGGAGTTTTTGGTAAGGAGGTAATCTACTTTGCGTTCTAA
- a CDS encoding DUF1574 family protein, whose amino-acid sequence MRSKFLGIGITLLLFLILELVVRVTGIHYLEQPEIFFVNLKKDFVESGKGDADIIILGDSRSMALAGYPKQPGIEFSVYNHSLPAMGPKYYRFFLDKYLQKGNVKPKMVLFAASPTLYSTGYGPPLYDPDAKSVKENESVSTYLNRRWNEGIEKNFFRTATPSNIVSYSGKQEDFNQILWEFFGHRYLHQFTFSELSEQYSGVERLFILSKAAPLLYESYRFHGAIRNALSVSNWKVDKNYKEKSLFCESCENIEAGLCKPSSSQLEDNRTIEDQIWRHSGKYNISNRLKPELVLFSKQLVRKELEEELKNPIPYTYTRPDFTVLKDLIEYTRARGIGFGLVYMPWLKERQETRESQDLLVDLKTFFKENPDAGLFFFPDSSYPTERFVDNIHYDCRGEKRVNEEFRNNVLPQVFRFLHSQ is encoded by the coding sequence TTGCGTTCTAAATTTTTAGGAATTGGGATTACCCTTTTATTGTTTTTGATCCTTGAACTTGTAGTTCGAGTTACCGGAATTCACTATTTGGAACAACCGGAAATCTTTTTTGTAAACTTAAAAAAGGACTTTGTCGAATCGGGAAAAGGGGATGCCGATATCATTATTTTGGGTGATTCTCGTTCCATGGCTCTTGCTGGTTATCCGAAGCAACCTGGAATTGAATTTTCTGTTTATAACCATAGTTTGCCGGCGATGGGACCAAAGTATTATCGTTTCTTTTTGGATAAATATCTACAAAAAGGAAATGTAAAACCTAAAATGGTTTTGTTTGCTGCTTCACCTACGTTGTATTCTACGGGATACGGCCCTCCACTTTATGACCCAGATGCCAAGTCGGTGAAAGAAAATGAATCCGTATCTACTTATCTGAATCGCAGATGGAATGAAGGGATCGAGAAGAATTTTTTCCGAACAGCAACTCCGAGTAATATTGTCAGTTACAGTGGAAAACAAGAAGATTTTAACCAAATTCTTTGGGAATTTTTTGGCCATAGATACTTACACCAATTTACTTTTTCCGAACTATCCGAACAATACTCTGGGGTGGAGCGATTATTCATTTTATCGAAAGCCGCACCACTTTTATACGAATCCTATCGTTTTCATGGTGCGATTCGCAATGCACTGAGTGTTTCCAATTGGAAAGTGGATAAAAATTATAAAGAAAAATCACTCTTTTGTGAATCTTGTGAAAACATTGAAGCAGGACTTTGTAAACCATCTTCTTCCCAACTAGAAGACAATCGCACGATTGAAGACCAAATTTGGCGCCATTCTGGAAAATACAATATCTCCAATCGATTGAAACCAGAACTTGTTTTATTTTCGAAACAACTCGTTAGAAAGGAACTAGAGGAAGAACTTAAAAATCCAATCCCTTATACTTATACCAGGCCAGACTTTACTGTTTTAAAAGATCTGATTGAATACACTCGAGCACGGGGAATTGGGTTTGGACTCGTTTATATGCCATGGTTGAAAGAAAGGCAAGAAACACGTGAATCTCAGGACCTACTAGTGGATCTAAAAACTTTTTTCAAAGAGAATCCCGATGCGGGCCTATTTTTCTTTCCCGATTCGTCTTATCCTACGGAGAGATTTGTAGATAATATCCATTACGATTGCCGAGGAGAAAAACGGGTAAACGAAGAATTTCGTAACAATGTCCTTCCTCAAGTGTTCCGTTTTTTGCATTCTCAGTAA
- a CDS encoding caspase family protein, which yields MFSFRNIFVCILSAYLIGLPVFGQNRYALFIGTNYKGNTAKIPELNLCEADANFLKEKIQKKGNFKDIKVLLGSMVTRDNVKNAITQLGKVVGKEDSVFLYFSGHGMYMKDAKAKNGMRNYLICYDRPHISDEELNEFLTEIKSQKTVLVMDCCYSGGIAKKGKNTRGAAEIPIAQGNDGVVRQNAEDYFFQDKAVISSSDDDQTSIEVGGTINHGIFTYNFGNALEKADLNKDSVVTALEAFFVAKEETVKMARQFNHEQTPQVSGNAAGILLTGSPKPQPPPPKPPNVVINVPITPVENTTPPNNNTTTPPVTPEPEPTPANETTVVIPPIVEEPPAPPSVTTGSILIRTSIIKDKSYGGAATKSPYDLLNKQGKLKSSPAEDKVRSIKVLVDDQEYTSQVTTEKSKIWGSVTKNGTLVQGDIYNIKIDNLPAGVHQIEIRADKYPIYKTAAAVLPKQTVTVDAINSMDGFGAIRGRVFFKTLDNPIEKHPIYMPTVVSTNQIFKVTTDKDGYFWFTNLKPGKYEIRASFMEEMKLENSEIHVQPGEVTNVDIILNKKLSYTKTKY from the coding sequence ATGTTTTCGTTTCGAAACATATTTGTTTGTATTCTATCGGCCTATCTCATCGGTTTACCGGTATTTGGCCAGAACCGTTATGCGTTGTTCATTGGAACTAACTACAAAGGAAACACTGCAAAAATTCCTGAGTTGAATCTTTGTGAAGCAGACGCAAACTTTCTAAAAGAAAAAATCCAAAAAAAAGGAAACTTCAAGGATATCAAAGTCCTGTTAGGTTCCATGGTCACTCGCGACAACGTGAAAAATGCAATTACCCAATTGGGTAAAGTTGTTGGGAAAGAAGATTCTGTTTTTTTATACTTCTCCGGTCACGGGATGTACATGAAAGATGCGAAGGCAAAGAACGGTATGCGTAACTATCTCATTTGTTACGATCGCCCTCATATCTCTGATGAAGAGTTAAACGAATTTTTAACAGAAATCAAATCCCAAAAAACGGTTCTTGTGATGGATTGTTGTTATTCAGGTGGGATTGCTAAAAAAGGAAAAAACACTCGTGGTGCCGCAGAGATCCCCATTGCGCAAGGAAACGACGGGGTTGTGCGTCAAAACGCAGAAGACTATTTTTTCCAAGACAAAGCGGTCATTTCCTCTTCAGATGATGACCAAACTTCTATCGAAGTGGGAGGAACCATCAACCATGGTATCTTTACTTATAACTTTGGAAATGCTTTAGAAAAAGCAGATTTAAACAAAGATAGTGTGGTGACGGCTCTCGAAGCCTTCTTTGTTGCTAAAGAAGAAACTGTAAAGATGGCGCGCCAGTTCAACCACGAACAAACACCCCAAGTTTCTGGAAATGCAGCTGGAATTTTGTTAACAGGTTCTCCGAAACCACAACCTCCCCCACCAAAACCACCAAACGTAGTCATCAACGTGCCGATCACACCGGTGGAAAACACAACACCACCAAATAATAATACCACGACTCCACCCGTGACACCTGAGCCAGAACCAACTCCGGCCAACGAAACCACAGTCGTCATTCCTCCCATTGTGGAAGAACCACCAGCACCACCTTCTGTCACAACAGGAAGTATCCTCATCCGAACTTCCATCATCAAAGATAAATCTTACGGTGGGGCTGCGACTAAGTCGCCTTACGATCTCTTAAACAAACAGGGAAAACTAAAATCATCCCCTGCAGAGGACAAGGTAAGGTCCATCAAAGTTCTAGTGGATGACCAGGAATACACTTCCCAAGTCACAACGGAAAAGTCGAAAATTTGGGGATCCGTCACCAAAAACGGAACTTTGGTCCAAGGTGATATTTATAATATCAAAATTGACAACCTTCCGGCCGGTGTGCACCAAATTGAGATTCGGGCCGACAAATACCCTATTTACAAAACCGCAGCGGCGGTCCTTCCCAAACAAACAGTTACAGTGGATGCCATCAACTCCATGGATGGATTTGGAGCGATTCGAGGTCGTGTTTTCTTCAAAACCCTGGACAATCCCATTGAAAAACACCCTATCTATATGCCGACGGTGGTCTCTACCAACCAGATCTTCAAGGTTACTACCGACAAAGATGGGTATTTTTGGTTCACCAACCTAAAACCGGGAAAATATGAAATCCGAGCTAGTTTCATGGAAGAAATGAAATTAGAGAATTCGGAAATCCATGTTCAGCCAGGGGAAGTGACCAATGTGGACATCATCCTCAATAAAAAACTGAGTTATACAAAGACAAAATACTGA
- a CDS encoding LIC_10421 family protein, with translation MKTTKIIATGILAFGLATANLQALDTNERLELLESAMIDQATTPAQKSAVSEYLANVAKEKVELAQALRDRANSTRGGKVVSQMNEKKDLLRRAEALEKEAKKYRTVSMDLSQASMQVAQN, from the coding sequence ATGAAAACAACAAAGATTATCGCAACAGGGATCTTAGCTTTCGGACTTGCAACAGCAAATCTTCAGGCTTTAGATACAAACGAAAGACTAGAGCTTTTAGAGTCTGCTATGATTGACCAAGCAACCACTCCAGCGCAAAAGTCTGCCGTTTCTGAATACCTTGCGAATGTCGCAAAAGAAAAAGTAGAATTAGCTCAAGCACTTCGTGACAGAGCAAACTCTACTCGTGGCGGTAAAGTAGTAAGCCAAATGAACGAGAAGAAAGACCTTCTTCGCCGTGCTGAGGCTCTTGAAAAAGAAGCTAAAAAATACCGCACTGTCTCTATGGATCTAAGCCAAGCATCCATGCAGGTAGCACAAAACTAA
- a CDS encoding cell division protein FtsQ/DivIB — translation MVDTPQEIKEKRFGRVVPFLLVFVGLLALGLVFRWGRPVKPVDRLEWEGLVALSPPLVLRYLEVDPESPKIGDWKDWEKKLSNHPRIRKVRITRDPDGFLIINIQEKVAEFVIHVENSLYEVSEDLEILSRDHVLADHLIVISGQFTVGENKLEGRQIFDITKEMRHALSLYPTLKSRISELVAERDGNFTMYLKSPNSIKVYLGDKLELNIFRKLYASLAYMEAESVKAVSIDLRGEDAIYH, via the coding sequence ATGGTTGACACTCCCCAAGAAATCAAAGAAAAACGATTTGGGCGTGTGGTTCCGTTCCTGTTAGTCTTTGTGGGCCTTCTGGCTCTAGGACTTGTCTTCCGTTGGGGAAGACCTGTGAAGCCGGTAGACCGTTTAGAATGGGAAGGGCTTGTGGCTCTTTCTCCTCCTCTAGTTCTCCGGTATCTGGAAGTGGATCCAGAATCACCAAAGATCGGAGATTGGAAGGATTGGGAGAAAAAACTCTCAAACCATCCTCGAATTCGAAAGGTGCGAATCACTAGGGACCCAGATGGATTTTTGATTATCAATATACAGGAGAAAGTCGCTGAATTTGTCATACATGTAGAAAATTCCCTGTATGAAGTGAGTGAAGATCTGGAGATACTTTCCAGAGATCATGTGTTAGCTGATCATTTAATTGTGATTAGTGGACAGTTCACCGTTGGGGAAAACAAACTAGAAGGCCGACAGATTTTTGATATTACCAAAGAAATGCGACATGCTCTTTCCCTTTACCCCACACTTAAATCCAGAATCTCCGAACTTGTCGCTGAACGTGATGGCAATTTTACCATGTATTTAAAATCACCTAACTCGATAAAAGTGTATCTGGGTGATAAATTGGAACTAAATATTTTTCGCAAATTATATGCATCCTTGGCTTACATGGAAGCAGAGTCTGTAAAAGCTGTTTCTATAGATTTAAGAGGAGAGGACGCAATTTACCACTAA